In Carassius auratus strain Wakin chromosome 41, ASM336829v1, whole genome shotgun sequence, the DNA window TCATACAGGTGACCCCACTGCAGTTGGGGACTGTGACCTGTTTAGGTGCTTTTACGGGGTCACTGGAATCCCATATACAAAGCTCTGCTGAGTCAGTGAAACTTGTCCAGATCTGTCTTTTCTATAAAAACACATAACAAGATCCTGAGATCAATCATTATATCTGAGCACATTATAATTTTATGCAATTCACACCATTTAGTGGCATGGCTGACCTCTCTGCCTGTCTGGGTGTCAAATGTGTTTGTGCAAACAGCATGAAAAGGCAAAGGAAAACTACACACTAAAACAGCATAAAGTCATACACAGAGATCCCATAAATactcattcattaaaataataaataaagatttataacTTAAAACTGGCTTTTTTATACATCATATATGAGTCTTTATGAATAATAACAGATGTTCTGTCCATATATATTTTAGGATGGGGGATAATCATGTTTGGGGGTCATATTTGGTTACAGCTGATACTGTGAGCGGACCATGAAAATACAAACCTCCATAAACAGTGTGAAACTGCTGAAGGATGTGGTTTTCACATCATCTGGGAGGGAAATCTTACAAAGCAGATCTCCACGGGGACTCAGCCTCATGACACAATCCTTGGCACCTTCACAAGCAATAAACACATGCTAAATTGAAATTAAGTAATGTATAGATTGCTAATATATTCAATAACATTCAataatgttaaaggggtcatgcgatgttgctaaaaagaacataatttgcGTATTTGCAATGTGTTCATgcggttaaaaaaacacattatttcccatatactgtacattgttctgttgctcctctatgcactgcctttctgaaacatgttgatttttacaaagctcatcggtatGAAAAGTGacgtgtgctctgattggccagccattcagtgcattgtgattggcttaatacctcaagtgtgtgttggaaatgttatgccccttacctAACTGAGATGCCGTGTCCAGGCATGACCagacaaaatcaataaaacccattatatacgagccatttgttgcatccagtggggacataattacttattataatgacttttactgtctttttacatgttgcatAGCATATCAtgccatgtaaacataaaaacattgtctgcatttgtgatcagagaaacgacaaacaacaaacaCTACTCTACACTGTTGAAAACTCACTTTTGAATCATCAGTAGCAAATCCTTTGAATATGTAAACAtgcttacagactgtgagtcagaagcaccttACGTGTTACGACGAGCCATTTCAGGTAGccatggttgactcttaacttttataaataatatctctttggatatgaaactttagtctttgcaactttacatatcttctttatgcaccaataAATTGTAacgctccaaagagaaaggaaaaactgaaatcacattatatgacccctttaagctatccattggcaaaataaataaataaaaacaaaaaattggcCACCTGAatgcttttgtaaaatgtaatatgtaaacattttacagTATGTATTGGACCTTCTGGTTAACAACAGTTTTGGACAGTTTTACCAAGCTCAAACTTACCACACCATAATTCGTCATTGTTAATCTGAATGGACTGCAGTCTGTCACAGGACAGATGAAACTGTCTCTTCACCTTCAGAGAGGGGACGTCCCAAACGATCACAGTGCCATCTGCACTACAGGAATACACCTGTGCTTGGCTTGGAGAGCACATCAAAATGAAATTGTATATGGCCAAATATACAAAAAGTACCACAAACAATGCTGCCACCTGATGGGAAcacttttaattgtatttttggagtaaataatatttttcttaattcCTTTATCTATATAACAAACcaaatatgtgtttttatatatatatatatatatatatatatatatatatatatatatatatatatatatataaaaacacatatatgtacattctactaaaaatataataaattccaaaaaaaatgtatatatatatattgcaatgcaGTCGGTCTAATCCAACCAGTCTAATCCGGCCAGGATACAGACCCAGTGAATGATGTTAATGTCTAGTACTCACCCTGGTCTGTTCTCAGGGTTCAGTTTCTCCAGGGCAAAGTCTGTGACCTCTCCACGGTGCTCAGTCAGCTGTTTATGGCACAACATACTGCGAATGTTAATTATGTAAATGACGGAGTCCTGAGAACCAATCCACACCTGCTTCTGGTCCAATCCCATCATGCAGTTCTGggcaccaaaaaagaaaaaaaagactactGTGTGAAATCTGTTTTGAGATATAGACTGCAATTTTCCCTCTTCCACAGATCCAAAGAAGTATAAGAAGTATAAGACAAAAGCTGCAAACATTATGGCAAGGTGATTGTACAATACATGATATACAATTTACTGAGGTCCCTCAGGCCCCACTTGAACAACACATTCTCAACAACTGCAGGGTCACTAAATAGATTTCTTAAATTAAACTTTTGATATTGCTGATATCAAGTACTTTTCTATCATCTTcaatatattaaatcaaaatcttaaaatatatcagtatattaaatcttaaaatcaaACAGCAGCATCTTACCAGTCGAGATTCTCCTAAATGAATACAGTTTTGCATCAGGGACCAACTGACAGCATCAAACACAACCACTTTCCCACAGCTGAGAGCACACCAGAGCTTGGGGTTTCCATCCACATCTCTATTTAACTGACCTGGAAGATGTTAAAAAGAATGATTTAACATGAAATTTAACACAAGCAGTTTATATAAATCTTACATAACACAGATGCTTACacaaataaagtttatatttataactggaaaaaaaaattcatttgatTACATGCATATGCTCAATTCATGCAGTATGTAGATTTGTCCAGTATGATTCACTTTTCAGTCTGAAAAAATAACCTGAACTGAAATAATGTATATCATAATCTGACAAAGTCTATCAGGGGACAGATTAGACAGGGCAAACCCAGACATATCTTTTCTATTTCACCAAAAACTCCTGCATGCAGACCTGGAGTGTAGAGTAAGACATCGACAGACTGAGGGAGCGTCATGTTCTGGGACGGATTGATCTTGTGTTTCAGAGTCTCTGCTGTGGGTCTGGGGATGATCATGGGGACTGTGGGAATGAGGACAAGATACTTTAATTCAACTGTCTTGTCTTCATCATGCAGTTGTTCTTACAGGTAGGGAGTGAGACACACCTTCTTGTCGCTGCTTTTCAAAATAGGCCAGTTTGGAGGCAGCACAAATAGCCTTCGGTGTCTTTAAACATCCCACCACTGCATCCATAAGCAGGACATTGGTCAGGGCCTGCTGCACACACTGGGGGTCCTGATAAACACAAGAGACCACAGAACACAAACTAAAGTATTTTGTGCATTTGTAGTTTAGACATGCATTGATTTTGAAAAGGAATAACAGTCATCGTCTCaaacaagaaaagagaaacaaactTGAAtcgttaataaaaaattaaaaacagcataTTGTTTATCATAGATGTTTATCTAATGGCAGTAAATGGGAATGAACTGGTAGGCCATATCAAAGGATGTGTATGATTTTCAAAACTATTACTCCCTAAACAACACCCTGTTACCGTACCGTAACAATGAATGGacgcaaattcagctttgccattacatgaataaatgaaattgaaaaatagaaaataattgttctagaaaattttcattttatatttcatgttttgacTCCAGTTTGAGATATTTGACAGTACAGGTGAATTTGACCTTATGGTTGTCTGCCATCATTCTCCCAGCCCACATCTCCTTGATCATCAGGTTCCACAGTTCACTCTCAGATTTTAAATTAGCCTCAAATATTTCCTTCCTTAGGCTGTTCTTGATCTTTAGAGAGGGGATCCTCAAAAGCGGGGCAACGGAGAGGTTCACTTCCTGGGTTCACAGGATTCATACGGTTACCACAAACACtattttctcatttaattttaaaaggaatATTACAGCTTATAGGTATAAAGACTCACAAACCTCAATGTCCCTAAACTTGGCAATCTCAACATATCGACATCTGCCTGTCAGCAGGAAGAGCCTCTTTTGAGTCATGGCAATTCTGCCAGCACCATAACTGGTCTTCACAGGGCTGGACAGCTTGTACACACACTCATTGTTGTCTAGACATTCCAGGACCTCAGCAGGCAGGTCAATGTCCTGTGCTCCTGCCTCGGCCTGTTTACAGAAGCTATAAAACACTCTGAACATCTCTGGATGAATATGCTTCGGACCACCTGAGAAGAACaaacatattacaataaaatattttacacaacactagcagaatatttttattttctttttcagatttttttttaaattaatttgtattattgtatttttgttaaaatgtattcaaaatatagTTTATGATTAAACACTACAAGTCTTAGAATTGTACAGTTTGAAAATTAAAGGTACAGTGTGTAAATTTTAGCGGCATCTAGAGGTGAGGTTGTGAATTGCAACCAATGGCTCAGTCCCCCGCTCGCCCCTCCCTTGAGAGAAGCTACCGTGACCGACACAGGTAAAGATGTCATCGGTAAAGACATCAGAGAGCAAAGGTAAATCAAGgacttatttttacttaattattcaataaattgaTACTatgttaatgtacttgttcatcattgtgtcagtgttttattcgcAAGAACAACAAAGTGACGAAACACGCTCTGTTGAACAGTTTGTCCATTTAGGGCTACTATACAAACATGGTGGTGGCTTCCATGGAAGGGGACCCGTGGTGTATGTAGATAGAAATTACTcaatctaaggtaataaaaacataacggtCCATTAAGTAAGGTCTTTATACACATCTGATAACatagttatgtatattatattgcatttctgtagATAGATcgttgtaaatattacacattgcacctttaatatTCATTAATAGCCTGAGGTTTGCCAAACATTAAGTATAAACTATAGAATACAGCAAAGCTATAGAAGACAGCAAAGtaccaataaattaaatattctaTCTCTATTATCTCTATCCAAAAATTCTATGTCTATTACTTACCGGTATGGTACAAATATATTGCGTATCTTTAATGGTTTTATACAATGACACAGTACAGCTTAAACTTACCAACTATGAGAGCTTCAAACAGTCTCTGTGAAGTGGCCATGTCCCGCACAATACCAGACTGCTGAGTGCACATCACAAACTCCTCCAGCTGCATAGGGGTCTTGGGCAGCTCAAACTTCTTCACGTGATAGTCTGATCCCTTATGCTCGCTTTTTTCATTGTTCTTCACCTGACAGATGAGCCGCTTGAGCTCAGATCTTTTCTCTACCTGGACTCTATCCTCTATCTGCAGAGAGTCCATCAGCGTCTTCACCAGCTCTCCAGGAAAAATCGCAATATCTGTTTTGTAGAGGTTCTGGAAGTCGCTGAGGGCATCCAGTCGCTTAGAGCTCAGCATGTTGATGAGGCCGCGCAGGTAAAAGTATCTTGCTAGCAGGGAGGAATCATCAAGTGGGGTGGCTGATATGGCTTTGTTCAGCTGGAGGATAAGATCTCCAAAGTAATGGAGTACATTGGGGTAGTTCAAGGGAGAAGGGAAATCTGGGAGCTGGAAGATCTTGAATGGCCTGACTGGAGTATTCAAAGCTTTTGGGATAAGGAATTTCACAAAGACGGTCagtaacataaatatattatgataATCTGTAAATACAAAACAGCATTACAGTACTGCAGCTCTCTTACGCTTTCCAGGAATGATCTTAGTTGGAGACATCTTTTTGAGGAGAGTCAGGTGTTTCTTGTTGTCCAGGTCAGGGAGACTTGAGCCCAGACGTTTGCTCAAACCGCTCTCTAAAGAACCATTTCGCAAAACTATTTCCTTTATGGTGGGTCTGCGGGAGTAATCCATCGATCTACACAATCTACAGAAATgaataacaaattatatatatatatatatactgtcactttcaatcaatttaatgcttaCAAAAATCACTAAACATTTCAATTATTAATGTGTGAAATATGTTATTCTAACTTGGCAAAGACATTTGTTCGAAAATGACAACACAGCTTCAACTTACTTTTGGTCTTCTGTCTGAGTACTGAGCTCCATTTGGGTAAATTTGTCTCTTTTTCCATTCAAACGTTCTTTCAAAAAGGAGTGGAAAATGTGTGTTTCCAAGACCTGTCATGAATAAAAAGCCAccagtcattctattctattttgaatgtttgtagACCAGACATATTATTAAATTGAAAGCCACCTTTTTGTAGAATTGTTTGTCGTCTGGCTCCCTGGTCTTCAGAAACTCATCAGTGTTAAAGATTCTGTGTTCGTAATTAAGGTTATCACTGACATCTCTGGATaaagaaacatttcattacacatgTGTAGAAGATAGAAAAATCAGGTCTAGTTTCCTGCATAGGTTCTTACTGACCTAAACATGTTAACGATGAGCTCCAGGGTGATGTTTTGTATTTCCAAATTGAGCCTGTGCTGCCACTGTCTTCTCTGCATCCGCAGCTCATAAAGACTGCTACATATTCTCTGATGAACCATTTCCAAGTCATAGTGTAATTGAAGACCTTTCCTTCTACATGAAGATCCAGCAAACCAATTACAATTCTGACAAATACATGACTGAATACATTACGAACATATAATGGGACCTGGGGCCTATACCATGAAACTGGTTTAGAGTTCAGTTTAGATTGTGACCTTATAGTAAATCAATCACACATGGAGTGTAGGATTAGTTGAGGTGACgagaaagttgatgatcagcatcatggtaccaacaaagcctgATTGGATGATTTGGATTTGTCAACTTGAGTTTGTTAAGCTACTATCATTGTGCAGGCCCCTGGTCTCTGTGAGTTTATTAATATCTTGTATATTTTGATTACTCCAGTAGAATAATGTTTCTTACCGACACTTGAAACGCTGAGCAGCTGCCTGCGGGATGTCTGGGACGTCAACATAATGACAGCCAGAGCAGGACACAGTTCCCTCATCAATATTGATCAGAATCAGGTCATCTGTTATCTGATAAACAAAATCCTGAATTAAAGAACAGCTGAATGAGTTAATAGAGACCATTATTTAGGCTTTACCTTGGCAACGTCCTCATAGTGGCTGATGTGGCATCCCATGAGGAAGGTAGTTGGGGCCATAACAAAGTCAAGCATCTTGTGGGACAG includes these proteins:
- the LOC113059176 gene encoding DENN domain-containing protein 3-like; protein product: MADGLPSGLLKACIVVGPEYDKLKELSQSLLQVNESPLPLLDPVVLQVHAPPFVSTENLSEPAVRNLSQTQQQHFFNKKKNDRPVIKAGNPKEETTEEVSVPKYLDLALPQLCFPGGFQITKEQKDEQFHFLVFTDVFGNQSHGVVLQYSRSIQEGMQNGRHKSPQLYIGYAICVISKHPYYNALKDCLSSLLGQLKVCQMTDMEEQVKEFSAKLALVPVPPPGQLYVAFTLSPLTIVLPSREDKNHPVIDLDLHLPLFCFKSRELLQIIASILTEQRMVFFSSDWAKLTLIIECFMLYIWPLHWQHTLVPILSHKMLDFVMAPTTFLMGCHISHYEDVAKITDDLILINIDEGTVSCSGCHYVDVPDIPQAAAQRFKCRRKGLQLHYDLEMVHQRICSSLYELRMQRRQWQHRLNLEIQNITLELIVNMFRDVSDNLNYEHRIFNTDEFLKTREPDDKQFYKKVLETHIFHSFLKERLNGKRDKFTQMELSTQTEDQKLCRSMDYSRRPTIKEIVLRNGSLESGLSKRLGSSLPDLDNKKHLTLLKKMSPTKIIPGKPLNTPVRPFKIFQLPDFPSPLNYPNVLHYFGDLILQLNKAISATPLDDSSLLARYFYLRGLINMLSSKRLDALSDFQNLYKTDIAIFPGELVKTLMDSLQIEDRVQVEKRSELKRLICQVKNNEKSEHKGSDYHVKKFELPKTPMQLEEFVMCTQQSGIVRDMATSQRLFEALIVGGPKHIHPEMFRVFYSFCKQAEAGAQDIDLPAEVLECLDNNECVYKLSSPVKTSYGAGRIAMTQKRLFLLTGRCRYVEIAKFRDIEEVNLSVAPLLRIPSLKIKNSLRKEIFEANLKSESELWNLMIKEMWAGRMMADNHKDPQCVQQALTNVLLMDAVVGCLKTPKAICAASKLAYFEKQRQEVPMIIPRPTAETLKHKINPSQNMTLPQSVDVLLYTPGQLNRDVDGNPKLWCALSCGKVVVFDAVSWSLMQNCIHLGESRLNCMMGLDQKQVWIGSQDSVIYIINIRSMLCHKQLTEHRGEVTDFALEKLNPENRPGQAQVYSCSADGTVIVWDVPSLKVKRQFHLSCDRLQSIQINNDELWCGAKDCVMRLSPRGDLLCKISLPDDVKTTSFSSFTLFMEKRQIWTSFTDSAELCIWDSSDPVKAPKQVTVPNCSGVTCMIRVKDQVWIGCNGGSGLSKVVGKIFVLDSESLKVEKELEAHEDTVQTLFSAEDRYILSGSAKSDGKIAIWRVD